CTGgatttgtatgtttgtgaatgtttaagtctggtaactcCTCAAACCCTGTCCTGAAGTTGGATAacggtgaggggtgttatagtgATATAGGTTTAGCCCTAATGGGTAAcctaatatatatatactcagCTCGGATGAGCAACTAGCGTGGTGTAGTTATTTGTGTATTAGAGTGTGTTTACTAGGATTCATCGAGTGAAacgatataaatgaaattgaaaattggaAATGTGATGAAATAAAGTTGATATTCAAATTGACAATGATATATCTTTATGATTGTTAATAGTAAAGGCAATCGATTTGAATCATATatacatgttaaaattttatgattgtTGATTGAATGTACCATTGTGATAAGTTATATGAAAGTAACATCAATCGGTATGTTAAGTTACATGTAGTACTTAATGATCTTGGTTATAAATTAATACTCACATTGTTGATGTTTTGGGTGCCATGTTCTAGCCAAAATTATGCTAAAAGAAAGTAGCTTTAAATGCTTAGGTAAAAATAAGATAAGTATAGTACTTTctatttgaacttactaagcatttcttAATGCTTATTCAAGTTGTTTCCTTCCCTTGTAGATCGTTACCTTGCGGAACTTGTCAAGTTGAATCAGTGAAGCTAACACTATCACTGATATGGTAGTAATGTATTTGTTTTGATTATCAAAGTTGTGGAATGTAAATAGGCATAAAATGTATGGAACTAGTCATTTTCTTGTTAGAATGGTATGCTTGAGCTTGTGGTAAATGTTGAATTATATGAGAAGCTACGTGTTTGTACTAAATGACATATGGGTTAACTTTGGTTAATGTTTTTGAGTTAAAGATGTTTATTCCAtgcatgaaatgtatatataatagGATTTGCATATAGAAGAAAATGGTAAGTTGAGTTGAAAGTGGTTGAAATAGGTAGAAGTTTAGAATACGAATGTTATACCATTTGAAAGATTAAATTCTTAAAGTTTTATAGATTTGTTTTAGTTTTATTGTGCATGTTTTGGTACAGTTGAAAATGTTAGGTGAATATGTGTATCGGTAGGTTTTGGTCTAAGCATGTAAATAGGCACCAAATGGTATTTTTGGCTAAAAACAAGGGCCACATCTCAACGACCAATATCTCACGTCGCAACATTGGCTGATAGTAAGTGATATCGCAATGTCATTATGCATGAAATCGTGACGTGACATACTGAGTTGGTCTTAATTCGAGTCATGACGTCGATCCtgaattttcaaaactttataaTTTGGTCTTAATTCGTGTACAGTTTTGcaaaagagctttcataagcttgtgTGGAACCTGGAAATGATCGTAATACATATTTAGAATGTGAATGATGTTTTTGCATATGTGATTGGTCGGATGTTGTAAAATTGTCCAGAGTTGCTCCAGCATCAATCATAACATCTTGCAGCTCAGATCCAAAAATTGGGTTGGGCGATGGGTATTATAATTTTACCGCATGAAGATAAAAAAAGCCGCTAGCAGTACCCGTTACTACAAATATTGCCCAAAACTCATCCTTCATTTCATCACACTCTGGAAATAACACCAACAACCGTCGAAAAAACTACAATAACAATCCCAACAAATGCAATCAACCTTAGCATCCACGACGTAATAATAGACAACATATTTCCCCATAAACAATATACTACCAACTATGTGATCAACCTGGTCATTCTGCACATATGTATTGTTTGATTTCTCATAATCACATGCAAACAATATCCAATTTTGCTGCTCACTTTTAAAATTCTCGAGCACCTTAGATAATTGATACCTATGCAACTCACCACATGACCTTTGATGTTCATAGTATAACCTCTACATATGACTACCATGTTTCAAAACTATCAATAAACATGTATAAGGTCGGTAATTTATATTTTCCCtaatcatcttttctttttacgTTGTTAACGGTTGAGGTAAATTTATAAAAGAATTTGGAAACTTCAGGTACTAAACTGATACAAAAATTGAAAACTTAAAGTACTTACATTGATATAAAAAATTCTCTATGTACCAATGTGATAATTCGGTGCAACTTTGGGGGCAAATAGTACATTAACCCTTATTTTTACAAAGTAAGAAATAATAAGGTTTAAGGGTGTAGAAAACATTCAAAGTATTTTTTTGCAatcaattgggtacttgaacagtcagaatacataaaaaaaaaatccttaaaTTGTTAACTTTAATAGTTGATCATTAAAGTTAATCGTccctattttttttaattaaagtcACCATATGTCACAACCATGGCGTGACATGTGgcaagaaaattataaaaataaaaatcaataaaagttgtagaaattattaaattttaataaaaataaaaaatatttaaatttaattaaaattagaaaaaattataaaattgaatacattaattaaattgtaatttttaataaattgatcaaaacaaAAATTACTCATAATTGAGTAATTAATGTATAATTTACCTTAATATATTTTATGTTGAAGAAGCATTTAAGAAAATAAGTAAAATGGAGACGGTAAAAGGAAAGAGATAAAAAAGGTTGACgtgaaaagaaaggaaaggaaaaaaaattaaaaaaacattatTAACGGGGTCGTTAATTTGCTATTATACTGTTAATGGTTTagtaatttaaatttaacaaacTGATGTAGTAAATGgtacataaataaattattttatagtttttcCAGAAATTACCTGTGGACATAAAAGTGAATGAGTTAAGGTAATTTTACAATCGGGATTGTAGTAATTCTTCTATATGGATAATGACCCATATTTATCtgttttttaattttggttttctcAACTTGGATGGTAAACTGAAGCAAACCATGTGCATGTGGAAGAGTGGTAGTTTAGTTGGAAGATTTATGGCCACTTGCAAGAGAATGgaaaacaaaatcaaattatCCTACTCTTCTTAATGCAACAAAGTAACAAAAACTTCATTAGCTCACCAACAATCAGATATACATTAAAATCGAAACAATGAAAATATCCACCATTTGTCATAAGTAAAATCCCAACAACAACAGAAAAAATCCTCCACCTTTTCTCTATCTCTTTTCCATCTTCATAATCTAAGGATTAAAAAGAGTTGTATAGCCTTTAGAGAGAAAGAATAAAAGAAGACAAAAGAACTCTACCCAAACCCCAATATTGAAATGTCAACAACTAATACAACTCACCCATTTTAAAACAGGAGACCAAACGCAAGAGCGACAAGGGAAGCAAACGCCGTCGGCACGAATGCGGTGGCATCTGAGGTAGGAGTAGGGGCTGGTGCATCAGCTGCCGCAACATATTGGACCGCCGACATGGCCATCAACACCACCATCATGGCCAAAAATAGTCTCATCCTCAATGCCTCCATTTGTTGGTGTAGTATCTCCGTGAACTTTGTTGCAAAAGTGAGGAATCTGAAATTGAGACAAGCAGTAATGGGTGGGGGTGCCATAAAGCCCCAGTTATAAACATCTCATGCTGGGCAGTTAGTTTACTTTATTtagatctttttctttttttaaagttTGGTCAGTGgaaatgatttatatttttgggCTGCCCGTTTGTTGGGACAGGGTAGCTTTAAGTTAAACTTTGGGTGTCATACAGCTGTTGCCAACGGTTTTTTGGGGCATTGTTTGGAGAGGGTCCATTGGCTTTGCCCAGTTGCCTTAACCCTTAACTAAAAGAATTTTGGAGTACCATATAAGGACTATTTTGACCCTTTGTGCAGGGATGTTCTGTGGTTTGAGTTGAATTTCTTTTATGGCAATGTTGGTATAATGaagaataaaatattattttgaaggGGTTTGGTTTTTTGGGAGTTTGGGGCTGGTACAAAatatagtttttaattaaattatagaaTATTTTATTGGAAATATAGGGAGGTGAGCGCAGTTGGGAGGGACCCTGGCATTCACCCATTATCTGGCATCTTTTGCCCCAACTATCATAACTCTTTAGAAAGTAAAACAACAATTCATGAATATAAACACATTTTGAAGTTGTAAACATATCAAACCAAACATAAACTAGTTTAATGAATAGAAATTCGTTGGATTAAGTTTTTTTCATTATATAGCCCTTGCTCTGGAGAACACTATTAACTTATAACTAAGAATTAGAGGAGCAAAATCTGAACCTTCTCGAAAacaattgaataaaattttaaattaattagtttaaatttttaaattaaattcgatttattcagataataacaaaaatttaaataatcaacTATAATTCAACCATATTTTTGTGTATAGATTTGATTAAGTAAACTAGTTTTTTTTACAATAGCATGACAACTTATAAATGTTGATTATTTGAGCTCTAATCATATATGTTCAATCACTTCGTTTGTTAGCTCGTTGAAATCATAAACAACTTACATTTAGAATCAATAAATAgaattgataaatttaaagaaaTAGATTAATTCATAAATGAATTTAGTTTCTCATTAAGTGTGAAAATGGtctgagaattaatttaatttttttgaattattatttaagtaataattaaagttaaaaatggaattaaattaattggttatTATGAATCTGTTGAATGTATAAATTAAATATATCTTCTTTTATGATAAAGTTGTCATGACTTTAATGTAATTAGAATTGGATTAAGAAAACTATTTAATTGgaaagttaattaatttaattatatatatttcggAAATAGAAAAAATGCATTgggttgaattaaattataaagtgttgaaTTAAAATTCTAAGAAgaatgtatatgtaacaccccaaatctggcctagacgttatggccaaatctagagTTGTTACTTAATATGATTGAAAACTTGGTTTTTGAGTAAATGGAAAATCGTCATAAACTTTCAAAATCCCGATTATATTCAAAATCATTTCTTATTGTTCTTTTTACTAAAAACGTTGTTTTgtttatattttctaaaatttatacATTTCTCAACGGAAGACTCCTTAAAAAGAGATATTTGAAAAACACAATTCGTTGATTGAAAACCTCTATTTTGGTAGGAATGCATTTTGTCAACTAAAATATTTGAGCGGTATTAAGCAAAATAcaagaataaattttaaaaaaaaaatctaaacagTCCAAAAAGTCCAGAGAGtccaaaaattttacaaaaccaaaataccaaaacttaaataaatcaaattaaatagatTAATACATTAATCGAGCTCCCCACTTGCACCGACCCACCTaagtctgaggattacctgaaaatATTAGTCAAACAAAGAGTGAGTTTTTGAAACTCGGTGTATAACGAATAACTTAAAGCAGATAAATGCATATTAGACAGATTTATCAGAAACAAGTTTATAATAGAATAGTACAGATCCGACATATAATCCTACCTCCAATCGCtatacaccatctccgaccatccaaCACACTATATGGGTATAAAACactcatccatccctacacaccacttTGTGTCAATAAGACACTTTACAGAATAGTTGCAGTTGAGCTGCCTAATCATTAGGCGATTTACTGTCTTTTTACAGAATCACTTCCTCCTCATGTTATTTACAACCCAGCCCAGATGCAAATACCAAATATACTATATATCATACTTATTCAGAGCAGAAATTATACATGCTATAGTTTTACATACACAACATATCAGATTTgaatcatatatttaacataaaGTTACACGTTTATTTATTATTTGGCATCTTAGTTACTCTTACAAATAGCATATACTATACTAACAGATGTccaaattttatgttttacaATATATTTAATCACAAACTGTCCTTACGAAAAGCCCGCGATCAATCGGGACGACGTGTACGGCCTTCGAAAAAAATCTTGAATTTTGGGcctacacactcgtgtggcccacacagcccaaatggccagctcgtgtggctcacacggcctcacacatgcccgtgtgttaccCACAGTCTAGTACATGGCCTACTAGGGGTGAGCGTTCgttcgaatcgaatgaaaaaatttcgagttaatcgagttgacgaattatattttatcatcctaatttgatttgaaattttctcgaatcgagtcgagtgagatggaatttgaatcgaatcaaatcgaatatatctgttcgagttaaattttaaaaaataattttgggtccttgtaaccacTATCACCTATCCTAATAAAATTTGTCAaccttaataaaaaattttattaactttcatcacctcataatttatttattaatcttttatatacgggttgacttttttgcttgcttagttgtttcaattatcttgattcttgtcactatgtattttggaatttaaaatatattaaatgcaaAATgggatttttaataaaagttattttaaaataaaatgtgaaattgataccaatataaaactttaacatgaatatttaatggaaaaattaataattaaattttaatataaatattcaatatgactaatcaattcaataatataaataatataaaatgtgaaatttaattaataatataaatagtagatataaataaaattattactgcttatgtttagtgattttttggataattttgatttttatttgagagtaaaggtgagaagtaaaaatttaggggaaaataaaaagttttgagggatAAAAGTTTGAGGGAAAATAAATGGGGGGAGTAAAAGTTTagagggaaaatattaaaaaattttggGGGGTGGATTGGGGTAGATGGGAGGTAGGATTGGaaggaagtaaaaattttaagggtaaagtgggagggagtaaaaattatgggggaaaataaaaagttttgagggttttagggagtaaaattttgagaaaaaataaaTGGGAGAGTAAATTTTTGGTGGGAAATGAATTTTGGGTAGATTGGGGGGTTAGGATggaaggggagtaaaagttttggggggaaaatgggaaggagtaaaagttttaaggaaaaagtaaaaaggtttaggagtttggggtaaaaatgtaaaatattataatttgatatttgaattattcgagttattcgaattcgaaaactcaactccattcgaactcgaaattcgaaaaaaattcaagttgactcgaataactcgattaactcaaataactcgattcgtttaactcgaaattcaaattttttttcaattttttcgagtcaaatcgaattttgctcacccctacagcctaccacatggtcgtgtggcatcGGCAGCACCCACTTTTGGCTTTCCCTATTTGCTATTTTTCGAGTTTCTCGTTACACACTTGGGTATTTTTAAATGTGATTTCTCCCAAGGTACTCCcaaaacttaaaataaccatcAAAATGATTAATTCCATTAACGATTTAGTAAATCCAAGTAACACACTAGTTTATAGTCGCCAATAAACACGCTAAAAATGTCGAAAATTAACCCATCGGGTGTTCGATCGCTTACCCCAAACGATGTTAATAGTCCTAAAAAATGCCTAATTTGCCGGTAATATGTTATTCTCCGCAACCTCTCCTATCAGAACATTAAATAattaacccaaaaataaaataaggctCTCACTTCCAAAACCACTAATAATAATCCAAAAACCACGAACACCTACCCAACCACTTCGCGTAGCAAGAATGGAACTCAAAACAAAAGCAATTACAAAATGAATAGGAGAAGAATTGAAGAAAGActtgaaaacaaaagaaataataaagatggaaaaaaacaaaaaaggaatAGAACCTTAAATTGAAACAAACAAAACGTGAAAAAGCAATaagaattttgaaaagaaaaatgaaataataagCTGTTGAAAAAGAGAAACTTGGGGAGgatttttctcaaaataaaataaactctTTTAACAAATCTAATCTTACAACCTGATAACAACCCAATATTTGACTTCTAATCCAACACCACCAATTTGAATAGTTGACCAAAGACTAACAAAATAAAATCACCCCACACCCCTGCAGAGATTCGAACTAATGACCTCCAGACGCCACTAAACCACTGAAGCAAGTACTAACTAAAGACAGAgtttaacaaaacaaaaatttaagattttgaacTTCTCGAAATGGATTTGAGCTTCTTGAAGCTCGACTGCTGCTCATCAGTCCAGACAAATGGAGCGTTTTTACGCAACAACTTAATTAGAAGAGTTGCAATTAATGAGAACCCCTCGACAGACCTCTAATAATAATTGCTAGCCCAAGAAAACTGTGGATCTTAGAAACATTCCTAGGTTGTTTTCACTCAAGCACAGCCTCTATTTTCTTAGGATTAACTCAGATCttctcagcagaaaccacatgacccagaaaagttatctccctcaaccagaattcccATTTGCTCAACTTAGCATAGAGCTGTTTCTCTTGGAGTATCTGAAgaactactctaagatgctcatcatgatcacctttggtatCTGAAgaactactctaagatgctcatcatgatcACCTTTGGTCTTAGAGTATACTAGAATGTTGTCGATGAAGACCATGACGAACTAATCCAAGTACAGCTGAAAAACCCGGTTCATAAGATCTATGAATGCAATTGGAGTATTCGTCAAACTAAAAGGCatgactaggaactcatagtgcccataatgagtcctaaaAGCAGCCTTATGAACATCAATTTCCTTAACCTtaagctgatggtatccagaacagagatctatcttggaaaacatagAAGCCCCAcggaactgatcaaataaatcatcgatcctcggaagtgggtacttattctttatcgttaACTTATTCAAATGACGATAGTCGATACGTATCCTAATAGTATCATCTTTTTTAtttacaaataaaactggtgcccCCTACAGAGACACACTGGGACGAATGAACCCTCAATCAAGAAGTTCCTGAAACTGAGTCTTTAACTCCATAAGCTCCTTCGATGCCATATGCTAAGGAGCAATGGAAACTGGAGTTGTACCTTGTAAaagctcgataccaaactcaacctctcgaacTGGAGTTAAACCCAACAATTCCTCTGGGAAAACATCCAGAAACTCTTCTGGAAAatgaaaaaggaccaaaatgactaaaaatttttatgtttttatttccattttcaaatttttgtttatgtgtcaaaatttcaattattattattgattttggctttacatatttcaatttcatcaacatgtttttttcaaaattttaattttttaaagtaatttatttaaaatttaattcttttaggtatggataaattttattttattataaaatatatataaaaaactcacataatcatataacttattttgtaaataaaatgatattttggtattttCTAACTTGAGTTGGGACTTGATTGATGGGTGATATTAAACCTGATCATGGGCTAGGCTAGGCCAATACATTATTTTATGCCCGTTTTTCAAGCCCAGGCTCGACtcgaaaaatgggcctaaaatttgccCAAGCCCAACCcgtattaaaaatactaaaacttagGTTGGCTCGattgtaataatttttttaagatttttttatataaaaagaaatgtttcctaacaaattgaaaatataaaaaaaatatataggcATGAGATTCGAGTCGAGCCTGAACCAAAAAAAATTATGCTCGGGGCCCAACCGATTTAGAAAATGGGTCTTATTTTTTTGTCTAAAcctatttttcgagcctatataATTACCCAAACCTTCTCACTTTTTAGGCGGACAATCAAACCTAGGTGGGTGGTCCAGCCTATGATCAGGTCTAGGTGACACCGACTTAGTAAAGGGCTTTATAAATATTAAGTATAAATATACAATTGATTGAGGTAATAAAGTGTACATAATAAAAtgagttaaatataaaattggtacctaaacttGTCCATTTCTCCTAAATTGATACTTGTGGTTTTTTTGTTCAGTATATAAACTAAGCCTAACAACATCAATTTTTTGATGATGTAGCAGCTTTGACCATTTGCGCACTACGACATGTCACCCTCTTTGACCTATCCCTTtgaaaaaaaatgattaaaattattTCTCTTAAATTAATAACatcatttattaaaataaaaaaaattaaaatctattAAATGTTTTCCATCAGTTAGTAAATCGAATGTTGAAGAAACCTTTTCGGTTCCCAGATGTTTCCATCATTCAACATCAAAAGTCATCTCTGAATCTTTATTTTAGTTACATTGGATCCTTTCACAAGAAATTTCCATCCTTCAACATTAGTGTAAAAACCCTTCTAATTCCATCCTTCAGCCATCTAAAAAATCTGTTTGATTACCCAACCATTTGAAAACTTCTTCATCCTCTCACTAAAAGAAGTCTTATTTCATTATCGGTTACTTAGCCTTTCATATTAGTGAAGTGGTATTCGAATCAAGCTTACCCGATTTTAATCATCGATTACTGGTATTTTACTCAATCTTTCTGAGTTGTTTTTTTGTTTCCATTTAAAAagcataattttttaaatttattggtTTTTAGATATGCTTTTTATTGTGtcttttttaaaaatagaaaatttttatttttttcactgcTTAGATTTTGACTCATTCTAAAAAGTGACAAATTTTTTGTTGGGACCCTCGATTTTCTAGTTTAAAGAATGTTTAACAATTTGTAATGGTTTCTTAGTGTTGGGTTAATGTTGAACCAAATTTTAATAGTATTTAGGGTTTTCGTTGTTTAGATATTTTATTCGTATTATAactaatttgtaattttttttggcATTCATGTGTATACAAAAAACTCCATTTTGAAGGGAATATTTTTTTAGGGTAAAAATTGATTGAGGCTAAAAGGTCAGCCAATTGATATTATTAGTATGTCTATTATGTATGTTATTTATAATACTATTTATGTATGTTATGTAGTTTATTATTGTTTATGTATGTTATGTATATTACTATTTATATCATGTATGTTATGTATATTGttgtttatattatttatgttatgtatattactatttatattatgTACTTGACTTTATTATCTAATTGATTTTGTCTATGTAGTGTTTTATCATGACTTGGGATAAATGTGTGGTGTAT
This is a stretch of genomic DNA from Gossypium arboreum isolate Shixiya-1 chromosome 11, ASM2569848v2, whole genome shotgun sequence. It encodes these proteins:
- the LOC108472538 gene encoding arabinogalactan protein 13-like translates to MAPPPITACLNFRFLTFATKFTEILHQQMEALRMRLFLAMMVVLMAMSAVQYVAAADAPAPTPTSDATAFVPTAFASLVALAFGLLF